In one window of Lepidochelys kempii isolate rLepKem1 chromosome 27, rLepKem1.hap2, whole genome shotgun sequence DNA:
- the SLC25A39 gene encoding mitochondrial glutathione transporter SLC25A39 isoform X1 — MMGENTSVSPAGGITPLQQMLASGTGALFTSLFVTPLDVVKIRLQAQRTPFSKVLSVECTPWSVHQSKWKCFVYCNGLMDHLYVCQNGSSCTAWYKAPTRFTGTLDAFVKITRYEGIRSLWSGLPPTLVMAVPATVIYFTSYDQLRDYLRCRMGSQGAHVPLVAGALARLGAVTVISPLELIRTKMQSRPLSYRELRVCIQSSVAQDGWLSLWRGWGPTVLRDVPFSALYWFNYELVKEWLCRQSRLDEATFMVSFAAGAISGTVAAVLTLPFDVVKTQRQIELGDLETLRVAASKSSSTWLLLRRIRAESGTRGLFAGFLPRVIKVAPACAIMISTYEFGKTFFQKLNQERQLSGL; from the exons ATGATGGGTGAGAACACATCAGTGAGCCCCGCAGGGGGCATTACCCCCCTGCAGCAGATGCTGGCATCTGGGACCGGGGCCCTCTTCACATCTCTCTTCG TGACTCCCCTGGATGTGGTGAAGATCCGACTGCAGGCACAGAGGACGCCTTTCTCTAAAG TGTTGTCAGTAGAGTGTACGCCCTGGAGCGTTCACCAGTCCAAAT gGAAGTGCTTCGTGTACTGCAATGGGCTCATGGACCACTTGTACGTGTGCCAGAACGGGAGCAGCTGCACCGCCTGGTACAAGGCCCCCACCCGCTTCACCGGCACCCTG GATGCCTTCGTGAAGATCACGCGTTACGAGGGCATTCGGTCTCTGTGGAGCGGCCTGCCACCCACCTT GGTGATGGCGGTGCCTGCCACGGTGATCTATTTCACCAGCTACGACCAGCTGCGAGATTATCTGCGCTGCCGGATGGGCAGCCAAGGGGCCCATGTTCCCCTGGTGGCTGGTGCCCTCGCCAGGC TGGGCGCGGTGACGGTGATCAGCCCCTTGGAACTCATCCGAACCAAGATGCAGTCCCGGCCTTTGAGCTACCGTGAGCTGCGTGTCTGCATCCAGTCCTCGGTGGCCCAGGACGGCTGGCTGTCCCTCTGGAGGGGCTGGGGACCCACTGTGCTGCGGGATGTTCCCTTCTCAG CTCTCTACTGGTTTAACTACGAGCTGGTGAAGGAATGGCTCTGCCGTCAGTCCCGGCTCGACGAAGCCACGTTCATGGTCAGCTTCGCAGCTGGGGCCATCTCGGGGACT gtgGCTGCTGTGCTGACCCTGCCCTTCGATGTGGTGAAGACCCAGCGACAGATTGAGCTGGGGGACCTGGAGACGCTCCGAG TGGCTGCCTCCAAGTCCTCATCCACCTGGCTGCTGCTGAGGAGGATTCGAGCGGAGTCTGGCACCCGTGGGCTCTTCGCAG GCTTCCTGCCCCGCGTCATCAAGGTGGCCCCGGCCTGCGCCATCATGATTAGCACCTACGAGTTCGGCAAGACCTTCTTCCAGAAGCTGAACCAGGAGCGACAGCTCAGCGGCCTGTGA
- the SLC25A39 gene encoding mitochondrial glutathione transporter SLC25A39 isoform X2 has product MMGENTSVSPAGGITPLQQMLASGTGALFTSLFVTPLDVVKIRLQAQRTPFSKGKCFVYCNGLMDHLYVCQNGSSCTAWYKAPTRFTGTLDAFVKITRYEGIRSLWSGLPPTLVMAVPATVIYFTSYDQLRDYLRCRMGSQGAHVPLVAGALARLGAVTVISPLELIRTKMQSRPLSYRELRVCIQSSVAQDGWLSLWRGWGPTVLRDVPFSALYWFNYELVKEWLCRQSRLDEATFMVSFAAGAISGTVAAVLTLPFDVVKTQRQIELGDLETLRVAASKSSSTWLLLRRIRAESGTRGLFAGFLPRVIKVAPACAIMISTYEFGKTFFQKLNQERQLSGL; this is encoded by the exons ATGATGGGTGAGAACACATCAGTGAGCCCCGCAGGGGGCATTACCCCCCTGCAGCAGATGCTGGCATCTGGGACCGGGGCCCTCTTCACATCTCTCTTCG TGACTCCCCTGGATGTGGTGAAGATCCGACTGCAGGCACAGAGGACGCCTTTCTCTAAAG gGAAGTGCTTCGTGTACTGCAATGGGCTCATGGACCACTTGTACGTGTGCCAGAACGGGAGCAGCTGCACCGCCTGGTACAAGGCCCCCACCCGCTTCACCGGCACCCTG GATGCCTTCGTGAAGATCACGCGTTACGAGGGCATTCGGTCTCTGTGGAGCGGCCTGCCACCCACCTT GGTGATGGCGGTGCCTGCCACGGTGATCTATTTCACCAGCTACGACCAGCTGCGAGATTATCTGCGCTGCCGGATGGGCAGCCAAGGGGCCCATGTTCCCCTGGTGGCTGGTGCCCTCGCCAGGC TGGGCGCGGTGACGGTGATCAGCCCCTTGGAACTCATCCGAACCAAGATGCAGTCCCGGCCTTTGAGCTACCGTGAGCTGCGTGTCTGCATCCAGTCCTCGGTGGCCCAGGACGGCTGGCTGTCCCTCTGGAGGGGCTGGGGACCCACTGTGCTGCGGGATGTTCCCTTCTCAG CTCTCTACTGGTTTAACTACGAGCTGGTGAAGGAATGGCTCTGCCGTCAGTCCCGGCTCGACGAAGCCACGTTCATGGTCAGCTTCGCAGCTGGGGCCATCTCGGGGACT gtgGCTGCTGTGCTGACCCTGCCCTTCGATGTGGTGAAGACCCAGCGACAGATTGAGCTGGGGGACCTGGAGACGCTCCGAG TGGCTGCCTCCAAGTCCTCATCCACCTGGCTGCTGCTGAGGAGGATTCGAGCGGAGTCTGGCACCCGTGGGCTCTTCGCAG GCTTCCTGCCCCGCGTCATCAAGGTGGCCCCGGCCTGCGCCATCATGATTAGCACCTACGAGTTCGGCAAGACCTTCTTCCAGAAGCTGAACCAGGAGCGACAGCTCAGCGGCCTGTGA